A genomic window from Sulfurospirillum diekertiae includes:
- the era gene encoding GTPase Era — protein sequence MSEKTKTGYVAVIGRPNAGKSSLLNWLVGEKLAMVSHKANATRKRLNIIAMHENTQIIFIDTPGIHEQERLLNQFMLEEAMKAMGDCDLILFLAPASDALQHYVDFLSLNKNNIPHMVLLTKTDSVSQTALFDKITEYQAYQDKFVALIPVSVKKGISQSYLLEAISKYMPEHPYLYDPEILTTERSRDIYKELIREAIFENTSDEIPYFADVIIDKVDEKETIDNIYATIIVDKKSQKGIVIGKEGQTIKRIGSSARLLIESLSQKRVFLKLVVVVKQGWSQDKEMLKKIGYIVE from the coding sequence ATGAGCGAAAAAACAAAAACAGGGTATGTTGCCGTTATTGGCAGACCTAATGCGGGGAAAAGTTCCCTATTAAACTGGCTTGTAGGTGAAAAACTGGCGATGGTTTCACACAAAGCCAATGCAACACGAAAACGTTTAAACATCATTGCAATGCACGAAAATACACAAATTATTTTTATTGACACGCCAGGTATTCATGAACAAGAACGTTTGTTAAACCAATTTATGCTTGAAGAAGCAATGAAAGCGATGGGTGATTGTGATCTTATTCTCTTTTTAGCTCCAGCAAGCGATGCGCTTCAGCACTATGTAGATTTTTTATCCCTCAATAAAAACAATATTCCACACATGGTTCTCCTTACAAAAACAGACAGTGTTTCTCAAACAGCACTTTTTGATAAGATTACAGAATATCAAGCCTATCAAGATAAATTTGTAGCACTCATTCCTGTTTCAGTTAAAAAAGGAATCTCACAATCCTATCTTTTAGAAGCAATCTCTAAATACATGCCAGAACATCCTTATCTTTATGACCCTGAAATTCTTACAACAGAGCGTTCACGTGATATTTATAAAGAGTTGATTCGAGAGGCTATTTTTGAAAATACGAGTGATGAAATCCCCTATTTTGCGGATGTAATCATTGATAAGGTAGACGAAAAAGAGACAATCGATAATATTTATGCTACTATTATTGTTGATAAAAAAAGTCAAAAAGGTATTGTGATTGGTAAAGAAGGTCAAACGATCAAAAGAATCGGTTCTAGCGCTCGTTTGCTCATTGAATCCTTGTCACAAAAACGTGTCTTTCTGAAACTTGTTGTTGTCGTGAAGCAGGGTTGGAGTCAAGATAAAGAAATGTTGAAGAAAATTGGTTATATAGTAGAATAA
- the hslU gene encoding HslU--HslV peptidase ATPase subunit, with protein sequence MNLTPKQTVAYLDEYIIGQFNAKKSIAIALRNRYRRLKLEGEMAEEVMPKNILMIGSTGVGKTEIARRMAKMLSLPFVKVEASKYTEVGFVGRDVESMVRDLMMASINLVKAEHKEKNQDDIALHVEKAIIEKLLPPLPKGVSEEKKADYEKSYEKMRQRLRDGELDDLKIEVEISQNNNDLGDSSLPPEMIKVQESFIKILGAGQGNIKKEMKVKDAKEALKIEASEKLLDMEAVKSEARERAQNGGIIFIDEIDKIAVSSSQSHRSDPSKEGVQRDLLPIVEGSDVNTKYGSIKTDHILFISAGAFHLSKPSDLIPELQGRFPLRVELSSLTEEVLYQILTQPKNSLLRQYQALLKTEGVELVFDDDAIASIAKIAQITNEKTEDIGARRLHTIIEKVLEDISYTADEHEGETLHVTKELVHAKLDAIVESEDSSRYIL encoded by the coding sequence ATGAATTTAACACCCAAACAAACCGTTGCTTACTTAGATGAGTATATCATCGGACAATTTAATGCAAAAAAATCTATTGCTATTGCCCTTCGAAATCGATATCGGAGATTGAAGCTTGAAGGTGAAATGGCAGAAGAAGTGATGCCAAAAAATATTTTAATGATTGGCTCAACAGGTGTAGGAAAAACAGAAATAGCACGTCGTATGGCAAAAATGCTCTCGCTTCCTTTTGTCAAAGTAGAAGCCAGCAAATACACCGAAGTAGGTTTTGTGGGACGTGATGTTGAGTCAATGGTACGTGATCTTATGATGGCGTCCATTAACCTTGTCAAAGCAGAGCACAAAGAGAAAAATCAAGATGATATTGCTTTACATGTAGAAAAAGCTATCATTGAAAAACTGCTTCCACCACTTCCAAAAGGCGTAAGTGAAGAGAAAAAAGCTGACTATGAAAAAAGTTATGAAAAGATGCGACAAAGACTTCGTGATGGCGAACTCGATGATCTGAAAATTGAAGTGGAGATTTCTCAAAACAATAATGATTTAGGGGATTCATCCTTACCACCTGAAATGATTAAAGTGCAAGAGTCTTTTATTAAAATCTTGGGTGCGGGTCAGGGTAATATTAAAAAAGAGATGAAAGTCAAAGATGCCAAAGAGGCACTTAAAATTGAAGCAAGCGAAAAACTTCTGGACATGGAAGCTGTCAAAAGTGAAGCCAGAGAGCGTGCTCAAAATGGTGGTATTATTTTTATTGATGAGATTGATAAAATCGCGGTAAGCTCTTCACAATCTCACCGAAGCGATCCAAGCAAAGAGGGTGTTCAACGCGATCTTTTGCCTATTGTTGAAGGCAGTGATGTCAATACCAAATACGGTAGCATTAAAACCGACCATATTCTCTTTATTTCAGCAGGTGCTTTTCATTTGAGTAAACCCAGTGATCTTATTCCTGAGCTTCAAGGACGTTTTCCACTGCGCGTTGAGCTCAGTTCATTGACAGAAGAAGTTCTCTACCAAATTTTAACACAACCCAAAAACTCGCTTTTGCGCCAATACCAAGCCCTTTTAAAAACTGAAGGTGTTGAACTTGTTTTTGATGATGATGCTATTGCTTCCATTGCAAAAATTGCACAAATTACCAATGAAAAAACAGAAGATATTGGAGCAAGAAGATTGCATACCATTATAGAAAAAGTATTAGAAGATATCAGTTATACAGCCGATGAGCACGAAGGTGAGACATTACATGTAACCAAAGAACTCGTCCATGCAAAACTTGATGCCATCGTAGAAAGCGAAGATAGTAGTCGCTATATTTTATAA
- the hslV gene encoding ATP-dependent protease subunit HslV: protein MFEATTILACRGDKKAVIGGDGQVTFGNTVLKNNATKIRKLFSGKILAGFAGSTADAFNLFDMFEGILEQKKGDLYKSVIEFSKEWRKDKMLRRLEAMMIVLDCEHIFILSGNGDVVEPEDGKIAAIGSGGNYAISAARALDRHTNLDEETIVKESLKIASELCIYTNDNIKTYVLESKEA from the coding sequence ATGTTTGAAGCAACTACTATCCTTGCGTGTCGCGGTGATAAGAAAGCAGTTATTGGCGGTGATGGGCAGGTCACTTTTGGCAATACCGTGCTTAAAAACAATGCCACAAAAATTCGTAAACTCTTTAGTGGCAAAATCCTAGCAGGATTTGCAGGAAGCACAGCGGATGCGTTTAACCTTTTTGATATGTTCGAAGGTATTTTGGAACAAAAAAAAGGTGATTTGTACAAATCAGTGATTGAGTTTTCAAAAGAGTGGCGTAAAGATAAAATGTTGCGTCGTTTAGAAGCGATGATGATTGTTTTAGATTGTGAGCATATTTTTATTTTAAGTGGTAATGGAGATGTGGTTGAACCAGAAGATGGCAAAATTGCAGCGATTGGCAGTGGTGGAAACTACGCCATATCAGCTGCACGTGCATTGGATCGCCATACCAATCTTGATGAAGAAACAATCGTAAAAGAAAGTTTGAAAATTGCCAGTGAGCTTTGTATTTATACTAACGACAACATCAAAACATATGTTTTAGAGAGTAAAGAAGCATGA
- the rplI gene encoding 50S ribosomal protein L9 — protein sequence MKVLLIKDVKDLGKKGEIKEVKDGYGQNFLIGKGFALLATNEVMRKYESDQRKKAAAEAEEIANLKSIEKKLGELKLTVKRKLGANGSLFGAVTKDEIAHELKEQYKIEIDKKTVELEQAIKTTGNFSVSIKLGHGIHATLTLIILGE from the coding sequence ATGAAAGTATTATTGATTAAAGATGTCAAAGATTTAGGTAAAAAAGGCGAAATCAAAGAGGTAAAAGACGGTTATGGTCAAAACTTCCTCATTGGTAAAGGGTTTGCGCTTTTAGCGACCAACGAAGTCATGCGAAAATATGAATCAGATCAACGTAAAAAAGCAGCAGCAGAAGCTGAAGAAATTGCAAATCTTAAATCCATTGAAAAAAAACTTGGTGAACTTAAACTTACGGTTAAACGTAAATTGGGTGCAAACGGAAGTCTTTTTGGCGCCGTTACCAAAGATGAAATTGCACACGAACTTAAAGAGCAGTATAAAATTGAAATTGATAAAAAAACTGTTGAACTTGAGCAAGCGATCAAAACAACGGGCAATTTTAGTGTGAGTATTAAGTTAGGGCACGGTATTCACGCTACCTTAACACTTATTATTCTTGGAGAATAA
- a CDS encoding rhodanese-like domain-containing protein codes for MDKPNNDEWSEEAMMNLVKTVTRSCEVSGEELHVMLNLRAQKKLDFVLVDIREMYEFSLSCIKGTDMLLPTSTIHQHMDELKKLASKLLIFYCHTGGRTAQMIFILRRMGFSNIAHLSGGIDAFHGEKLKNAPFPKNIRS; via the coding sequence GTGGATAAGCCAAACAATGATGAATGGAGTGAAGAAGCCATGATGAATTTAGTTAAAACAGTAACGAGAAGCTGTGAAGTCAGTGGTGAAGAGTTACATGTAATGCTGAATTTAAGAGCACAAAAAAAACTTGATTTTGTGCTGGTCGATATTCGAGAGATGTATGAGTTCTCACTGTCTTGTATCAAAGGTACAGACATGCTATTACCGACTTCAACCATTCATCAACACATGGATGAACTTAAAAAACTTGCGAGTAAGCTTTTGATTTTTTACTGCCATACCGGTGGGCGCACAGCACAAATGATATTTATTTTACGAAGAATGGGCTTTTCAAATATTGCCCATCTCAGTGGCGGCATTGATGCCTTTCACGGTGAAAAACTGAAAAATGCCCCATTTCCCAAAAATATTCGATCATGA
- a CDS encoding argininosuccinate synthase, giving the protein MKKSVKKVVLAYSGGLDTSIILKWLQDEYKCEVVTFTADIGQGEELEPARKKAISLGIKPENIFIEDLKEEFVKDYVFPMFRANAIYEGEYLLGTSIARPLIAKRQAEIAAMVGADGVSHGATGKGNDQVRFEMGYLSMNSDLVIIAPWREWDLNSREKLLAYAEKNGIVIEKKPGKSPYSMDANLLHISYEGLVLENPAAEPEEDMWRWTVSPEKAPDQSEVIEITYEKGDPVALNGVKLSPATMLAKLNELGCKHGIGRIDIVENRFVGMKSRGCYETPGGTIMLRAHRAIESITLDREAAHFKDEIMPTYAKTIYNGFWFSPEREMMQAAIDKSQETVNGTVKLKLYKGNVSVIGRDSKTNNLFSEAFCTFEEDEVYNQKDAAGFIKLNALRFIISGKNRRNQGKA; this is encoded by the coding sequence ATGAAAAAAAGTGTCAAAAAAGTAGTTTTAGCCTATTCAGGTGGGCTCGATACCAGTATTATTTTAAAATGGCTCCAAGATGAGTATAAATGTGAAGTTGTCACTTTTACAGCCGACATCGGTCAAGGCGAAGAGTTAGAGCCAGCGCGTAAGAAAGCTATCTCTTTGGGCATTAAACCAGAAAATATTTTTATTGAAGATTTAAAAGAAGAGTTTGTAAAAGATTATGTATTCCCTATGTTTAGAGCGAATGCCATTTACGAGGGCGAATACCTTTTAGGCACCTCTATTGCTAGACCTTTAATTGCTAAACGTCAAGCAGAGATTGCTGCGATGGTGGGAGCTGACGGTGTCAGTCATGGTGCTACGGGTAAAGGAAATGATCAAGTCCGTTTTGAGATGGGATATTTGAGTATGAATTCAGACCTTGTCATCATTGCACCGTGGAGAGAATGGGATTTGAACTCTCGTGAAAAACTCCTTGCCTATGCAGAGAAAAACGGTATCGTGATTGAGAAAAAACCAGGTAAATCACCCTACTCTATGGATGCAAACCTTCTTCATATTTCTTATGAGGGACTTGTCTTGGAAAATCCAGCGGCAGAGCCAGAAGAAGATATGTGGCGCTGGACAGTAAGCCCTGAAAAAGCACCTGACCAGTCTGAAGTCATTGAAATTACCTATGAAAAAGGTGATCCAGTCGCACTCAATGGTGTTAAACTCAGTCCCGCAACGATGCTGGCAAAACTGAATGAACTGGGTTGCAAACACGGCATTGGTCGTATTGACATCGTTGAAAACCGTTTTGTCGGTATGAAAAGTAGAGGGTGTTACGAAACACCGGGTGGTACAATTATGCTTCGTGCACACCGTGCCATTGAAAGCATTACACTGGATCGTGAAGCGGCTCACTTTAAAGACGAAATTATGCCAACGTATGCCAAAACCATTTACAACGGATTTTGGTTTTCACCAGAGCGAGAGATGATGCAAGCAGCGATTGATAAATCGCAAGAGACCGTCAATGGCACGGTTAAACTTAAACTCTACAAAGGGAATGTTTCAGTCATCGGTAGAGATTCTAAAACCAATAATCTCTTCAGCGAAGCATTCTGCACCTTTGAAGAGGATGAAGTGTATAACCAAAAAGACGCTGCAGGCTTTATTAAGCTGAACGCGCTACGCTTTATCATTAGTGGTAAAAACAGAAGAAATCAAGGCAAAGCTTAA
- a CDS encoding RNA-binding S4 domain-containing protein — protein sequence MRVDKFLNSVNITKRRAISEDMCKNGVVCINSVVVKPAKDVKVGDIITINYLEKTVKYEVLQIPEAKTIPKTKQNEYVREV from the coding sequence ATGCGAGTCGATAAATTTTTAAACAGTGTCAATATTACGAAACGTCGCGCAATATCGGAAGATATGTGCAAAAATGGCGTTGTCTGCATCAACAGTGTGGTTGTTAAGCCTGCAAAAGATGTCAAAGTCGGTGATATTATTACGATTAATTATCTTGAAAAAACAGTCAAATACGAGGTTTTGCAAATTCCTGAAGCCAAAACCATTCCAAAAACGAAACAAAACGAATACGTAAGGGAAGTGTGA
- the trpD gene encoding anthranilate phosphoribosyltransferase — MNYQEAYQQFNALFENELSPEAAAQFLVELYERGESFEEIAAAANVMREHSVKLDIPEHLKRELIDIVGTGGDKSGTFNISTTTSIVLATLGCKVAKHGSGSATSLSGSADVLKALGLNLSLTPEKQIKMLEGCGFVFMFAMNHHPCMKHIMPIRRSLSHRTIFNMLGPLANPASAQKQMVGVFHVDYIDRFSQALRELGTTKSMVVSSLDGLDEVSITAPTRYTMIENKIITEGEINPEAFGFTFAPLEAIKGGDSIQNAEITRAILRGDEKGAKLDVVLLNGACALMIDGKARDMQEGIELMRDAIESKKAWDKLGEIIKLSYLI; from the coding sequence ATGAATTACCAAGAGGCCTATCAACAGTTTAATGCGCTTTTTGAAAATGAGCTGAGCCCAGAAGCAGCAGCACAATTTTTAGTTGAGCTTTACGAGCGAGGTGAGAGTTTTGAGGAGATCGCCGCAGCTGCAAATGTTATGCGCGAGCACAGTGTTAAACTGGACATCCCGGAGCATTTGAAAAGAGAACTTATTGATATTGTTGGAACGGGTGGCGATAAAAGTGGCACGTTTAACATCTCCACAACAACGTCCATTGTTTTAGCCACTCTTGGTTGTAAAGTTGCCAAACACGGCAGCGGTTCTGCCACTTCACTCTCTGGCAGTGCCGATGTACTTAAAGCCTTAGGACTCAACCTTAGTTTAACACCCGAAAAACAGATTAAAATGCTCGAAGGATGTGGTTTTGTCTTTATGTTTGCGATGAATCACCATCCATGCATGAAGCATATTATGCCCATTCGTAGAAGTCTCTCACATCGAACCATTTTCAATATGTTAGGACCCCTTGCCAATCCTGCAAGTGCTCAAAAACAGATGGTGGGAGTGTTCCATGTGGATTACATTGATCGTTTTAGTCAAGCATTAAGGGAGCTAGGCACAACAAAGAGCATGGTGGTAAGTTCTCTGGATGGTTTGGATGAAGTGAGTATTACGGCACCAACACGTTACACGATGATTGAAAACAAAATCATTACAGAAGGTGAAATCAATCCAGAAGCGTTTGGTTTTACCTTTGCTCCACTTGAGGCAATTAAAGGTGGTGATAGCATTCAAAATGCTGAAATTACGCGTGCGATTTTACGAGGCGATGAAAAGGGTGCAAAACTCGATGTTGTCCTTTTAAATGGGGCATGCGCTTTAATGATCGATGGAAAAGCAAGAGATATGCAAGAAGGAATTGAGCTCATGCGAGATGCCATTGAAAGCAAAAAAGCATGGGATAAACTGGGCGAAATTATTAAGCTCTCTTATCTTATATGA
- the tsaE gene encoding tRNA (adenosine(37)-N6)-threonylcarbamoyltransferase complex ATPase subunit type 1 TsaE produces MSQCYEKVCDLAHLTAFADEIKSKLGDSGVLLLRGNLASGKTAFVKAFAKILGIEEAISSPTFSILHEYDEKLFHYDIYQCGSNGFLQSGLIEKLDAEGYHLIEWGDAEFEKLLHHFGVDYSTIDIETMDLKRNYKVHINAYA; encoded by the coding sequence ATGAGTCAATGTTATGAAAAAGTGTGCGATTTAGCGCACTTAACTGCTTTTGCCGACGAGATAAAAAGTAAACTTGGAGATTCAGGCGTACTCTTATTACGAGGGAATCTCGCTAGCGGAAAGACCGCTTTTGTTAAAGCGTTTGCTAAAATATTAGGTATAGAAGAAGCGATCTCATCGCCAACCTTTTCGATTTTACATGAGTATGATGAAAAACTATTTCACTACGATATTTACCAATGCGGAAGCAATGGTTTTTTACAAAGTGGATTGATCGAAAAATTAGATGCTGAAGGTTACCATCTCATTGAATGGGGTGATGCTGAATTTGAAAAATTACTACACCATTTTGGTGTTGACTATAGTACAATAGATATTGAGACAATGGATTTAAAACGCAATTATAAGGTTCACATTAATGCATACGCTTAA
- the lptB gene encoding LPS export ABC transporter ATP-binding protein, whose product MHTLKVQELQKVIKKTEIIKGVSLDVQSGEVVGLLGPNGAGKTTMFYMICGLIPPSSGVVFLDNQDVTQIPLHVRAKLGIGYLPQESSIFKDLSVEENIMLAAEIVYPNKENAMKRVEELLNLLNIEPIRKRNGVSLSGGERRRCEIARSLVLKPKFLLLDEPFAGVDPIAVSDIQGIVQELAKLDIGVLITDHNVRETLAICDRAYVLKDGALLASGSSEEVAQNKLVKTYYLGEDFRF is encoded by the coding sequence ATGCATACGCTTAAAGTTCAAGAATTACAAAAAGTGATTAAAAAAACGGAAATTATTAAAGGAGTTTCCCTTGATGTTCAAAGTGGTGAAGTTGTAGGTCTTTTAGGACCCAATGGTGCAGGTAAAACAACAATGTTTTATATGATTTGTGGTCTTATCCCTCCAAGCTCTGGCGTTGTTTTTTTAGATAATCAAGATGTCACTCAAATACCTTTACATGTAAGAGCAAAACTGGGTATTGGTTACCTTCCTCAAGAATCAAGTATTTTTAAAGATTTGAGTGTGGAAGAGAACATTATGCTTGCTGCTGAAATTGTTTATCCCAATAAAGAAAATGCAATGAAGCGCGTGGAAGAGCTTTTAAATTTGCTCAATATTGAACCGATTCGTAAACGAAATGGCGTCAGTCTGAGCGGTGGTGAAAGACGCCGTTGTGAAATTGCACGTTCCTTGGTCTTAAAACCCAAATTTCTTCTTCTTGATGAACCTTTTGCGGGTGTCGATCCTATCGCTGTATCAGACATTCAAGGTATTGTACAAGAGCTTGCAAAATTGGATATTGGTGTTTTGATTACGGACCATAATGTACGCGAGACCCTCGCCATTTGTGATAGGGCATATGTACTTAAAGATGGAGCTCTTTTGGCGAGCGGTAGCAGTGAAGAAGTTGCTCAAAACAAACTGGTGAAGACCTATTATCTTGGTGAAGATTTCAGGTTTTAA
- a CDS encoding RNA polymerase factor sigma-54, which yields MKLRVSSTQTTKQKFSSTLRGWLPILQANLDSLVETLEPFVQENPFISVKSGSETPDKRFEKKSFFSEVAKTSVSDTIEALTLDKKSLYQVLNEQVNPPLFPTEKSQRIAYEIIENINSEGYFEAQALSEIAKKLDVKIEDVEKIRQRFAYLEPLGIGALDLKETFLFQLQDLSLENELYDMVEMLIINFDTIESFGKEPLFHDALAIIKRFHNPPAIDFMEDEKEVIPDIFIYNLEGAIEVRLNDAYYPEVILDTEGLDVDHSFVSQKIKDAKDLIDALEMRKATLYKIGLMIVEYQYDFFFGKAIKPMKLKDLADDLGRNPSTISRAIAGKYLSCSRGVIPLKQFFATALEEDISNSAIKEYMIELVKNESKIKPLSDIKLLELIEGKFNIKMVRRTITKYRQQFNIASSSERKKLYTLQF from the coding sequence TTGAAACTTAGGGTTTCTAGCACACAAACAACCAAACAAAAGTTCTCCTCAACTCTTAGAGGTTGGCTTCCTATACTTCAAGCCAATTTAGATAGTTTGGTGGAAACACTGGAACCCTTTGTGCAAGAAAATCCTTTCATCAGTGTTAAATCAGGTTCAGAAACACCCGATAAACGTTTTGAAAAGAAAAGCTTTTTCTCCGAAGTTGCAAAAACATCGGTTTCTGATACCATTGAAGCACTGACTTTAGATAAAAAATCGCTCTATCAAGTCCTTAATGAGCAGGTAAATCCACCCCTTTTCCCTACTGAAAAATCACAACGAATTGCGTATGAAATTATTGAAAATATTAATTCAGAAGGATATTTTGAAGCTCAAGCATTGAGTGAGATTGCAAAAAAGTTGGATGTTAAAATCGAAGACGTGGAAAAGATAAGACAACGCTTTGCTTACCTTGAGCCTTTGGGCATTGGGGCACTTGATTTAAAAGAGACCTTTTTATTTCAACTCCAAGACCTTTCTTTAGAGAATGAACTCTATGACATGGTTGAAATGCTGATTATCAACTTTGATACTATCGAATCGTTCGGCAAAGAACCCCTGTTTCATGATGCCCTCGCTATTATTAAGCGGTTTCACAATCCACCCGCAATCGATTTTATGGAAGATGAGAAAGAGGTTATCCCTGATATTTTTATCTATAATCTTGAAGGTGCGATTGAAGTGAGACTCAATGATGCTTATTATCCTGAAGTGATACTTGATACGGAAGGGCTGGATGTTGATCATAGTTTTGTTTCTCAAAAAATTAAAGATGCTAAAGATCTTATTGATGCTCTTGAGATGCGTAAAGCAACGCTTTATAAAATCGGATTGATGATCGTAGAATATCAGTATGATTTTTTCTTTGGCAAAGCGATAAAACCGATGAAACTTAAAGACTTAGCCGATGATCTAGGGCGAAATCCTTCGACTATTTCACGTGCCATTGCGGGAAAATACCTTTCCTGTAGCCGTGGTGTGATTCCTTTAAAACAGTTTTTCGCAACGGCATTGGAAGAAGATATTTCCAATAGCGCTATTAAAGAATATATGATTGAACTTGTTAAAAATGAGAGTAAAATAAAACCTCTGAGTGATATTAAACTTTTAGAACTGATAGAAGGAAAATTTAACATCAAAATGGTGCGAAGAACCATTACCAAATACCGACAACAGTTTAATATCGCAAGCTCATCCGAGCGTAAAAAACTCTACACTCTTCAATTTTAA